From Spirosoma aerolatum, one genomic window encodes:
- a CDS encoding agmatine deiminase family protein — protein sequence MSFLPAREGFFFPAEWHPHVATWLSWPHTEASWTKDRQELMFPAYIDFIKAIAESEQVCINAHNDLVIQAAKLRLLAAGADMSRITLLPHPTNDSWCRDHGPAFLINPAKKERMIVNWGYNAWGGKYPPYDRDDLIPVEIAHYRGLDYVTPGIIMEGGSVEFNGAGTVLTSRACLLNQNRNSHLTQAQIEQYLCDYYGVQQVLWVEEGIVGDDTDGHIDDTVRFVNEDTVIAAYESNQQDDNYPFLQEIHHELRQMRLLNGKQLNIVELPMPDPVVSDGLRLPASYANFLITNGAVIVPTFRCTNDQQALDIIGTCFPDRKIVGIDSTDIVWGLGSFHCLSQQEPSI from the coding sequence CATACCGAAGCTTCCTGGACAAAAGATCGTCAGGAACTGATGTTTCCGGCTTATATCGACTTCATTAAAGCGATTGCCGAAAGTGAACAGGTATGTATCAACGCCCATAATGACCTCGTTATCCAGGCGGCAAAACTTCGCTTGCTGGCTGCCGGAGCCGATATGAGCCGGATTACGCTCCTGCCCCACCCGACCAACGATTCCTGGTGCCGCGATCATGGCCCGGCATTTTTGATCAACCCGGCCAAAAAAGAACGAATGATTGTCAACTGGGGGTATAATGCCTGGGGCGGTAAATATCCTCCGTATGATCGGGACGACCTGATTCCGGTTGAAATCGCCCATTATCGGGGATTAGACTATGTAACACCGGGCATCATTATGGAAGGTGGGTCGGTCGAATTTAACGGTGCAGGTACGGTGCTGACCAGCCGGGCATGTTTGCTGAACCAAAACCGAAATAGCCACCTGACCCAGGCGCAGATTGAACAATATCTATGTGATTATTACGGTGTTCAGCAGGTTCTCTGGGTTGAAGAAGGCATCGTTGGCGATGATACCGATGGCCATATCGACGATACGGTCCGCTTCGTCAACGAAGACACGGTTATAGCGGCCTATGAGTCGAACCAGCAGGACGATAACTATCCGTTTTTGCAGGAAATCCATCACGAACTCAGGCAAATGCGGCTTCTGAACGGCAAGCAACTAAACATTGTTGAGCTGCCCATGCCCGATCCGGTTGTTAGCGACGGCTTGCGGCTCCCCGCTTCGTATGCCAATTTCCTGATTACCAATGGCGCCGTCATTGTTCCTACGTTCCGGTGTACCAACGATCAGCAGGCCCTCGACATCATCGGCACCTGTTTCCCCGACCGAAAGATCGTCGGAATCGACTCAACCGACATCGTCTGGGGCCTGGGTAGTTTTCACTGCCTGAGTCAGCAAGAACCAAGTATTTGA